The segment CACTACCGAAAATAACGCTAAAACGTTCTCGTGAATCAACTACAGTACGAAACAGCGAGCTAAAATTGCCTGTGGTtaaaatagaaacgaaattaacacacattttttaaacgatcgaCAAAATGAACTTCGAGTATCTCATTGAACGAAACGACGGAACgacgaattaaattaaatgcttGGGCGATGGGCTTGACCGAGAAACGTAAAAACGATCCGACGTGAATATACGTAAACGACTGCTGATGAAGAATACAGCCGTGATTGAACGCGAAGGGGAGAGCGAAATTCGTCGACAGGACACAGATGAGGCGGGAGCGAGTCGAGAGAGCGAGGTATAGAGCGAAAGACCAGCGGCTGAAAGTCGGTACTTCGAAATATCGACCGTGAGGCAGCCTGGTTCGCTCGGAGTCTGTGCTATCCGCCACTGTTTCCACTTCTCGCCGCTTTTCTTCTTCAGAAGTGGAAAAAAAGGCCATACCGCGGGCAGACACGCGCCCTGTCTTCGCTTCTCTCTATTTTTGTCTTCCATCGCTCCGAAAACTTTGGAAATCTTCATCCCTCCAGGCACCATCACTCACCGTCCTTGACTCGTCCCGTTATCTTGCTCCTGGCAAGAGACGTTCCGCGTGAAAAATCTGCGAAATTTTAACGATGATTCGGAGCGACGTTAAAAGCGGAAAAAACTGACTACGAGACGTTGCTTCACATTTTACGAGTATTCGTCGATAGAATAAAAGACACGAGTTTCTAgtgttttccttttccttcttgcaaaaattatttcaacgtgGTAAGtgtaaaaagtatatttattatgtaacgCAAAGACTTCCAAgttaaacgaagaagaaaattacgtaGGTAGATGGTAGGTAGATGGTAGGTAGATCGCGGAAATATCAACGGGTTATGGTTAGAGAAAGATACAAAAGCTGGATGGAAAAAACTGATTTCGTTGTGTCTCGCTAAATATCACGATTCTTTATCCGGCCCGCGATGTAATCATCGAAGAGTAGAAAAAAATGCCTTACACGAGTGTACAGACTCGTGCGGAACACAATAAAGTCTGCGCTCCAACCCCTGAAATGCCAGCGTGACAAAGGGTGGTTAAGCCCTTCTCGACGAAGATGCACCATACGTCGCCGAGCCCCTGATATTCCCGTGCAGACGTCGCGACGCGGTGCAATCGCACCGCAAACGCTCCGCGgatttcgaaatatctctttgctttttctttcgctCGTATTCATGTTATTATCGTTTTGATTGCGTGCGCGTCTGCGTCATCTTCCTGTCAGGTAGGTCGCAGGAAGAAACCGGTTTCTCGCGCGATTAATTTCCAACGAGATCGACCAGCAACGCACTCTCCCCTTCGCGTACGCAAATTATCGATTTCGCGACCTAACCTTTAATGAGAAAAGAACGCCGTGGCGGACGAACGGTGCAGAAGCGCGAGAGTTCGAGGTGCAGCGTCGCTGAACCTTGCATCGTCGGAAGAAAATTTTTGAACCAGTTTGAGTCAAGAGTTTCGTGGACTGGCGTATGCGAACGATCACGATCGAAGAGTCGAATGGAGATGGTGGAATACGCGAGTGGGTAATGCGAATGATCGAATAAACAATTTACGGGaatagaggaagaagaagagcgaAGGAGGTTGTGAAGAATCAAGCAGAGTTCGATGCTCGGTGGTCCAACGTACGTTCGACATCGAAAATAGCATGCCAGTGAATCGAGTATCCAGTACAGCAGTCGGCGCTGGCAAATAATTTACTCGGATGCAGAAGTATAAATACGGCTCGACGTTGACTCGTCTGTGATATTCGTAGCTACGAAGTGGAAAACGCTTGTTAGAAAGAAAAGTGTCGCGTGCGTAAAGTAGGCTTCGATCAATTCGCGATGGAAGTGGAAACAGTGCCGTGTATGGAAAATAATAACGTAAACAGAGCCGGGGGTGTTCCAAGGCACGGTAGTAGGGTACAAATAGTCCGAAAGACACGGTGAGACTCGAGGAATAACGAAATTCTGATCGTTGGAGAGACGCAACGATCGCGATAATCGTGTTTGATTCGCGTTGCTCGACAGATACGCACGAgttctcgttctttttttcttgcaGGACGTCGCTGTTCATTATCATGAGTTTCATCTACGCGAAACTACTGGTGGTCGTATGCATCGCTTATGTGATAAGCGAGGTGGTCACGCACAAACTGCCCCTGTATTACTACGAGGGATTCTTCACGTATCTGTACGGTGTTAGCATCTTGTTCCTGTTGTACGTGTTCTGCTTTCTACTTCAAGAAAGCGCCTGCTGCTCGAGAGGCAGCGATACGCCACCGCCACCTCCGAGGCCACCGAAACCACCTAAGGAACCGAAGgagaaaaacaagaaaaaggaCAAAAAGGACAAAGAGCAGAAGTCgtcgaaaaacaaaaaagagtACCAGGTCGGATTTCAGAGATCTTCAACTTTCTTTTATCGTACTATcttaagtattttattttgcttcaGATATATCGATAAGATCGGTTTAACTTGTCAACGTACGAGCAAGAATTCGTAATTCATTTACAATAGCAACTAAAAATACTAGGATGAGTCACGTAGCGttaataatttcgttttaacggTTTTCGTGGTTTCGGTTCTGTAAAACGAGTATCGAACCGATACGACGTCGCGATTTTAAAAGAGACGCTGACGTAAGTGGGTTATCTGTCGTCGACGACTATCTATCAAAAGGCGCGTGCTACAGTTCCCTCATTCATCGTCACGCGAATCTTCTTGCAGACTGAAACTCGACAGTCCCATCCTCGTTAAAGCTGTCCTTTCGGTATCGAGacagtatttaaaaaatcaatttcagcCGCGAAATTAAACGTAGTTCGATGGTGTAGTTGGCTGGTTCAGCTACCCGTTGAATTTCACGACGATTTCCTGAGAGAGAAACAATTGATTTAGGACGCCGCTGATGTGGAGGCTGGCGTGGCCACACGGGCTCTGCGAAAGCGGAAGACTTCGCAAAACGACCAGAGTCATGGGAGCTTTTTCCTCAGAATCGGAGCAATTGgtgagaaaattgaatttcacaTTTGAAATTCAAACGTGAGTTAGATTCGGACTTAAGTTTAACTCGAATTtccattgaaattgaaattcaaatcCAAGTAGAACGACTTATTTCGAAAAACGAATTTTACTTCGTTTGTCCGTAGCTTTTGGCTTGGGTACGATGGTCTACAATGGTTTAGAATTCGGCACATTTTTCGAGGTACCACCCACGTCACCGTGTTACCAGATTCTTCAGGGTGTGAATCCGGTTCTGCAAATGATTTTCACGTTCATGCAGATGTATTTCATCTTCATGAACTCTAGGGTAGGTAGACGAGCGTATCGGCAAATAACCGTCATCCTTTCGCATAACTTCCGAATATGAGATTGACTATCCGTTTTCCCAGCTCAACATTCATCGGTTCAAAGTGATCGCGCGTTTCGGGCTGATGCACGTGGTGGCTACCAATCTTTGCGTCTGGATTCGTACTTTGGTATTGGAAAGCATCAAGGAGATCACGAAGCATCATCAGAAGATGGGTCAAGTCGAGGCGGGCATTCTTGGTAAATTCTCATTATAAAGAAAGATCAACATTTGAGAAGTATTGGGAGCAAAACTGGACTAAATCTTACGTGGCCACGATATTTAGAATATCGATATTTAGAGTAGAAtggaatatattaatttataataaaagtaaaaaaacaatattttacatgTATTTGCAAATAAACGTTTGAGATCTATCGTTTTGTACAAAGAGAGATAGAAATCGACAAAGTTTACTATATATGCGCCACAATCTCAgctacgagaatcgactggtCAACACAGTTTATTGGAATAGATCGATACTGCAAACtcgcgttaaaaaatattgcttgGTTCGCTGTTACTCTCAATGCTCCAAGCGACGTAAAAATAAGCGTCCCAAGAAATTTCGCTAATATCGTGatcgaatatatttagagAGCATCAAACAGCATTCGATGAGAAACGCGGGAGCCATATTGGGAACAGCACCTCGGGATGTGGCTCTTTTGCGCGAGGCGCCATTAACCGCCACGAGGTCATCGACCGTTTCAACGTCGGTCGCGAGCACGATAGCTGCCTCGTTGGGTCGAGTGATGAGAACGACGGCAAGGGCGATCGCGAGAGCTGTCACGACCCCAACGTCGACCACTACTACCGCCTGGAACCCTCCGATCTCAACGACTACTTCCACCTCAACTCCCCAGCCGAGTTTGACTACAACCACTGCCAACACTTTGTCCACTTTCCTAACTACGTTCACGTCGAAAGCCACCACCGAGGAAAGGACAACCCCGACTACTCCCAGTACAACCACCACGACCACCACTACTACCACTACCACACCGTCCACCACTTTCTCGTCTTTCTTCATAGAACTTTTTGACGCTCCTCAAGCCGAAAACAAGGAAGAGGTAAGGATACTTCGAGTGCATTTTACGTACGCTGGAACTCCATTTACCGCGACGAAATCTTAATTACGGcctgattaaatatttcgtcCATTGACTACACTTACTTGTACCATACACGAACTTCTATTAAAATGGTAATCGCTTAAAATGATCTCACTTAAATTCAAACGAGCCAGCTCTGTTACTTTCTGCTAATCTGGAACGTCTCGAGCTGGGTGTAACTAAAATTCATTAACAAATAGAATTAACAAATAGAAAGCAAATAGTTACGGCAAAGCTAGATctattctttctcttcgtcgAGGAGTTCGAGGAACAAGATCCGGTCCTTTCAATTTACCATAATTTAAGCGGATTCTAGTACGTACGAACGAACAGTAGCAGCAAGTGAAGAGAATCAGTGCACTCTTATTATATGAATCGTTTGTACTGATTTATATACGATCCTATGTATCTATATATGATCTATAGGATCATTTGTAAGTAGAGCTCTGCACGTTGTGGTAAATAAATCtcgtaatattatagataCACCAAATCTTCGATGTGAATAACCAGACAAATAGCAGTGAATATTGGAGCCCGAATTTCGGAGCCTACGCGGAGGCATTAACGGACGAGGAGATCGCATCCAATTCGTGCGGCCGAGTCAATATCATGGGGACTATCGTTCAAGACGCAGAGCCGTATCTGTTTCCATTCATTATCGAGTACAGTTTGATTGGCGCCGCTGTGATTTACGTCATGTGGAAACACATTGGACGACATCCTCGTTGGCCGCATCAAGTGGAAGCAGACCTTGAGCGCCGCCTCGAGGCTATGCTGTCTCGAAGAGCCGTCGCTTTGGCTCATGCaggtaatttcatttattttttcgcGATTAATGCAATCCCAAACCGTTGAAATCACTTAGCATTTTCTTTCAAGTAAAGAAGCattcatattataatttacataatgATAGCTCGTCCAAGGTTTCATCTTTAAATGACTATGGTTAAATCTTTGACTTAAAATAACCATTCGCAAGACTGCTTAAAATAACGTTCGGCTAAAGCAGAGCAACACTAAACGAATCTCTCAACGCAAAAATAGGTCACACAAGGGTGGACTGTGTAGGAGCGAGCAAAGGACTATTCTTCGGCCTGTTGCTGTTGGTTGGCTCCCTCATCTGCTTGATCCTCTTCTTCGTGCTGATCCATCATCCGGACTTTGGTCTCGTCGCCATTTACCTAGCGGACGTCTCTCATTGCGTGTTAATGGTCCTGTCAATCGTCGCCATAATCGTCGGATTCATACGGGTGCAGAGCTTGAAATTCAAAGCCGAGGAGCAAAGCGATCTGAACGACATCCTTCTTCGCGTTTCTGGCTTCGGCCTGTTCGTCTACGCGGTGTTCAGCGTGATCGCCGGTTCCTTAGCAGCGTTCACACACGAACCCAATCTTCTGGTGATGGTGACCGGCCTTCTGTCGGTCGCACAGGTGATCCTTCAGATGCTGTTCATCGCGGACGTTTCTCGTAGAAGGGTTCACCTGCCGGAACACGATCGCAGCAAGCCTGGCCGACAGGTAGTCACCTTCCTGTTGATCTGCAACCTGACCATGTGGGTCATCTACACGTTCGAGTCGCAGAAAGTGATGGCGAACCCGGTGCAGCTCGATTTCTACGGGTTCCTCGCCTGGGCCATCGTGCAGAGGGTCACTCTGCCGCTCTGCATCTTCCACAGGTTCCACAGCGCGGTCACGTTCGCGGAGATCTGGAAGACCAGCTATAAAGCGCGTCTCGACTAGACGAACAGGCCGTTCATTGGGATCAATGGCCCGGAGTGATCGTCGTTCGCAGACAGAATCGAGAAAGATTTGGAGAACGGAGAATGACACGAGGCCGAGGTTACCTCTCGACGACAAACAACATTCTTGGCTGCACGATCGATCTCGAGGTTTCGGTCGATCTTTTCGTCACTCGAGTCCATCGCGAGTCAAACACTTGGACAAAGGGATGGATTACCAGCAGGTAAGAGAGGCTTCGAGGTTTCAACGAGTCACTCTGATCAAAACCGATAATTGGACATATCTTGGGGCGTTCGTGGATCGCCGGAGAGATCGGGGCAGCTTCCGGTCTCTTCTTTAAAATCTTGGCGAAAACAGCCGAGTAAGCACGGAACGACGAGCGGAATAGAAGCGACGACGAAGACGTTGCTTTTACGGTCCTCGTCGAGGAAAGAACGGGAAACTCGATCGACGATTTAAAAGTCGGGGGTCAAAGTAAAAGGCGCAGGTGTCGATGCTGCGTGTTCGAGGTCGGGGCTTCGCGAGGAAACCGCAGAGGATCGCGAAgcgtcgttttatttttttacgcgcattatgtattttatccTCGGTTCTCTTAGCTTAAAAAACAGCTTGGATGTTGCTTCCTTGATCGGTAAAGTGAGTCGAGAGAGCACGGATCAGGAGGAACAGGTCGATCAATGACCgccgagaaaaaaagaaaacgaaaattttgcatAGGTACAAAGCATATAATTAAACCGATTGTATTCGCCATAAAGCACAAAAAGTTCTAGAGAAAACCATACGAACACAGTGTACGTGCAATACCATTTCACGAAATAGGGCCCATTTCCTTTCACCGTGTTTCACATCTTTTACGATCTCTATATACTGCCGtcaaattttctacttttatatattatatatgtacctTCGCCCCATCGTGCATCGAGAGCATTTAAGAGATCGCTTCGCTCTTCGACACCTCGGCATCGAtcaaaaacattttcaatcGCAAATTCGAACTTGCTCAAACGATATCGCTTCCATCGTTCGACCGAGGTGTGCCAGCGatctaattagaaatttttcagTAAAAAGTGGATATTAGCGATCACGGTACCTAGAAGAGAACGAGGAGCGAACGAACGATCTTCTTAACGAGTCACTTCATATTAGCGATCGAGTATATTCTTCGTTAGCATGGCACACGATAGTTTTAGGTAAATAGCCACGTGATCCCTTTCTCGcggcgaaaagaaaaagaaaaaaaaaaaaaaaaagaaaaaagcggGAAAAACGTTGAACAgtcgaagaaatgaaaaaaagacgCAGGACTCGATGCAGGAACAGGGTAATTCCTTTTCGCCGCGTTCAAACAAGACGCTTGACGTTTTGATACGACGCTTTTTTGGTCTCGCGAACGATATCTTTTTGTTCCGACGAGCACAAGGACGAAACTCGGCCGCTCGTTTGCCGATCGATCGACAGAAGGAAATCAAAGAATCGGAAGGAGAAGGCGCGCCAAAACAATTTCGACGTTCTTTCTCGTTGCGTGCTGCAAAGTACAAAAACTGTTTCTAACTTTTAGAATCTTTTATCGACACACCCTTTCGACATTCATGCTCCGGAGAGTGTTCCGACGACATCGAAGCGCGTATTCGAATCGAATGACGTGCatgtataaaaacaaaaagaaaaagacagaaGAATGAACGAgaaagacgacgacgacgatagCGAGAAAACAGGAAGAAAAATTGTGTATAAAGAGTAGAGcgtattcttctttcttcgtttttttcttccttttttgttCGAAATAAATCCGGGCGCTCGAAACAGGCTCGAGAATGTTCGCACTACGGCGAAGAGGCGAGAAACCACGAATGTAGATTTTATCGCGAGACTAAGAGattaaaagtaaagaaatatcGTAGACGATGTTTTAAGATGGACGTGCAAGAGAAGATTATACGACGATGAAATTATAGTCGGTACACTAGTAGTGAATCTTACAtgtacacacatatacataacacacacacacacatagtCACACATACCATTCACGGAAAGTTATTGTTAATTAACGTCGTCGATTAGCTTCCAAAGTTATCTCGAGAATCGAGAGAAATGAAAAGAGGTAGATCGATCTTTCACACTTAATTCGCTATGAATATCGTACATTGTAGATGGTTGAGCAAGCAAACCAAGAGAGAACACATGTGTTTACATAGTCGTTATACATTGAAAATCCCTCCACGGATTCCGTGAAACTCAGAAAGGAAAGACTCCAACCCCGCCCTAACAGAAAGCCTCCCCGGTCGAAGTACGTACCTAGCTACTCGagtctaaatattttaattcttagaCATATGTATAGGCGAAAGAGATATAAAGAGCGAAAGGGGGCAATGGAATGATGGAAACGAGGGGGACGAAGTTGTGACACTAGTTATACATAaagattaattatacataattgtaATCCGAGACGACATTATTAAAaggtaatacgatataaatataaaaaaaaaattaaaaaatatattatatatatatagatagatagatatattatatatataaatatatatatataaatatatataaatataaatacaattatatgGAGATCTTTTATTGACTTCGATGTGCGCGACTGCGATTGGAATGCTGCGTGCGAATATGTAAATAACGATGCACAGTAAGTTATTGTTCAGCAGAGTGTCTGTGAAACGAAGAGCAATTTTGTTGCGAGTTCTGTTCTCGAGGTGTCTTCGATAGAAAGGGGGTGCCGTGTCTCTTTCCCTTAAATTGTGATGCAAAAACCTCATCAAACCCCTCCTTGAAAGTTCAAATAAAAGCAGGTTAGTTTCGTCGTCGACTATTTTAcgaccgatcgatcgattttagTCGGAGCGTGTGTCAATTGAAATCGATCGAAATCAATTGAAAACGTGGTCCGCACCCCCTTGCCCTCGATTGCCTCGTTTCAACAACCGTGAATCCGCGAAAAAGCCATAAAAACCGTACACACCCGCGTCCACTGATTTCGACAAACAATCGAACAAAGCAAAGAGAAACGAACGTTCGTTTGGTCTTTCCTCCGCTCGAATCTTTTTCACCGTCGCTCTGCGCGAGGATCAGCGTGTACCACAGATCGAAAGGAAGAAGGGGATGCGAGTCCACGGGGATGGAACAACGAGTGAAGAAGAAATCACTGTGACGTTCTAACAAAAATCTTAGTTAACAAGGCACTGCCACACACAGGACCAACAAAAGTCGAGAAGAGTGATAATGAAGAAGAAAGGCGAAAAGGGAGACGCAAAGGAAACGAAGGTAGCCGAGGCACGCGCAACTACGAAGAGGGAACAAAGAGTAAAGCCAGCGATTTTCGAGCAGAAACGGAAAACGAGCGAAAGATATACGAAACCAGTACCCTTCCAGCGTTTATCGAGAGTGAGTGTACGAGCGAGTCCGGAACGCGTTTGCGCGAGTGATTGAGCAACGGTGCGCGTGCAACACGTTTTTATTCGGCAAACAACGTCTTTGTATACTCTACCCGTGTTCTAGAGAACAGGAGAATCATGGTTCTTGTGTATGTACATCAGTATCTCGATAGTAGCCGTAAGCCTAATCAATGAGTCGCGGATTTGCTTCGAAACTCGTGGAGAACACGCGAATCTTCGATTCAAGAGCTACAGTTAGCTTCTTGGATCAGGTACGGTGGAAAATTACGACTAGAATTACGAGCAATTTTACGAGCAATTGTACGAGAGAAGGATAATTAGAATGACAAAAGGAGTTTGCGCGATCACGCAAACGCACGTAATTATTTCCAGTGacgataaagaataaaaaaagaaaaatccgcGAGGGTGCGAACCAACAGCAAATCCGCGACACGTCGTCATTTAACATTACGTAGTGAGTTTTCGATGTCTTCGAGCATAATTACAGTTTGTACACATATACAATACGCGCGCACAACCGACATATTCACCACTCTATCAGATAGATACGATAATACGAGAGCAGGTGGCAAACCGAAGAATTCACTCAAACAATGGGATTAGAGTAAAGTTTCAATACGCAAGACACAAGGATAAAAGTTCTACAAATTACATGTTGTCGTGTATGCAGTTTCTTCAAGTCGAGTAGCGACGATAAGACCGTAAACATTCGTAAAATTCGCTCATTCATCGATTCCCATTTtaattgtataacgttaacaCGCCGTTTCATTGTAATCCGTTGAGGTGGTACGATATTGTACCGCCGTCATTTGTAACAATATACGATTATATTGGTTAATAAAAGTTATCTAGATGTAATGTCGCATTTGGCTTCTGTTTACCAGTATTTATTACTTTGTTTTATAATGCATACACAATACAGAGACTACTTTCTCGACggtagaatatatatttattgacatta is part of the Bombus fervidus isolate BK054 chromosome 7, iyBomFerv1, whole genome shotgun sequence genome and harbors:
- the Otopla gene encoding proton channel otopetrin-like a isoform X6 — encoded protein: MEVETVPCMENNNVNRAGGVPRHGSRVQIVRKTRTSLFIIMSFIYAKLLVVVCIAYVISEVVTHKLPLYYYEGFFTYLYGVSILFLLYVFCFLLQESACCSRGSDTPPPPPRPPKPPKEPKEKNKKKDKKDKEQKSSKNKKEYQDAADVEAGVATRALRKRKTSQNDQSHGSFFLRIGAIAFGLGTMVYNGLEFGTFFEVPPTSPCYQILQGVNPVLQMIFTFMQMYFIFMNSRLNIHRFKVIARFGLMHVVATNLCVWIRTLVLESIKEITKHHQKMGQVEAGILESIKQHSMRNAGAILGTAPRDVALLREAPLTATRSSTVSTSVASTIAASLGRVMRTTARAIARAVTTPTSTTTTAWNPPISTTTSTSTPQPSLTTTTANTLSTFLTTFTSKATTEERTTPTTPSTTTTTTTTTTTTPSTTFSSFFIELFDAPQAENKEEIHQIFDVNNQTNSSEYWSPNFGAYAEALTDEEIASNSCGRVNIMGTIVQDAEPYLFPFIIEYSLIGAAVIYVMWKHIGRHPRWPHQVEADLERRLEAMLSRRAVALAHAGHTRVDCVGASKGLFFGLLLLVGSLICLILFFVLIHHPDFGLVAIYLADVSHCVLMVLSIVAIIVGFIRVQSLKFKAEEQSDLNDILLRVSGFGLFVYAVFSVIAGSLAAFTHEPNLLVMVTGLLSVAQVILQMLFIADVSRRRVHLPEHDRSKPGRQVVTFLLICNLTMWVIYTFESQKVMANPVQLDFYGFLAWAIVQRVTLPLCIFHRFHSAVTFAEIWKTSYKARLD
- the Otopla gene encoding proton channel otopetrin-like a isoform X4, with protein sequence MQRCPYLHEMKERLLSQPTPTDSLDMERVDGTPVKEPNLHNDYPAHANPGVIPDPPEMPPDSLIGTVVKLNSDGYGSHTSPAHARQPLVPQNTNNPPLCLTPTHSGPATGTLPKNAKTSLFIIMSFIYAKLLVVVCIAYVISEVVTHKLPLYYYEGFFTYLYGVSILFLLYVFCFLLQESACCSRGSDTPPPPPRPPKPPKEPKEKNKKKDKKDKEQKSSKNKKEYQDAADVEAGVATRALRKRKTSQNDQSHGSFFLRIGAIAFGLGTMVYNGLEFGTFFEVPPTSPCYQILQGVNPVLQMIFTFMQMYFIFMNSRLNIHRFKVIARFGLMHVVATNLCVWIRTLVLESIKEITKHHQKMGQVEAGILESIKQHSMRNAGAILGTAPRDVALLREAPLTATRSSTVSTSVASTIAASLGRVMRTTARAIARAVTTPTSTTTTAWNPPISTTTSTSTPQPSLTTTTANTLSTFLTTFTSKATTEERTTPTTPSTTTTTTTTTTTTPSTTFSSFFIELFDAPQAENKEEIHQIFDVNNQTNSSEYWSPNFGAYAEALTDEEIASNSCGRVNIMGTIVQDAEPYLFPFIIEYSLIGAAVIYVMWKHIGRHPRWPHQVEADLERRLEAMLSRRAVALAHAGHTRVDCVGASKGLFFGLLLLVGSLICLILFFVLIHHPDFGLVAIYLADVSHCVLMVLSIVAIIVGFIRVQSLKFKAEEQSDLNDILLRVSGFGLFVYAVFSVIAGSLAAFTHEPNLLVMVTGLLSVAQVILQMLFIADVSRRRVHLPEHDRSKPGRQVVTFLLICNLTMWVIYTFESQKVMANPVQLDFYGFLAWAIVQRVTLPLCIFHRFHSAVTFAEIWKTSYKARLD
- the Otopla gene encoding proton channel otopetrin-like a isoform X3; this translates as MDNVMSNRPKSNSEEMQRCPYLHEMKERLLSQPTPTDSLDMERVDGTPVKEPNLHNDYPAHANPGVIPDPPEMPPDSLIGTVVKLNSDGYGSHTSPAHARQPLVPQNTNNPPLCLTPTHSGPATGTLPKNAKTSLFIIMSFIYAKLLVVVCIAYVISEVVTHKLPLYYYEGFFTYLYGVSILFLLYVFCFLLQESACCSRGSDTPPPPPRPPKPPKEPKEKNKKKDKKDKEQKSSKNKKEYQDAADVEAGVATRALRKRKTSQNDQSHGSFFLRIGAIAFGLGTMVYNGLEFGTFFEVPPTSPCYQILQGVNPVLQMIFTFMQMYFIFMNSRLNIHRFKVIARFGLMHVVATNLCVWIRTLVLESIKEITKHHQKMGQVEAGILESIKQHSMRNAGAILGTAPRDVALLREAPLTATRSSTVSTSVASTIAASLGRVMRTTARAIARAVTTPTSTTTTAWNPPISTTTSTSTPQPSLTTTTANTLSTFLTTFTSKATTEERTTPTTPSTTTTTTTTTTTTPSTTFSSFFIELFDAPQAENKEEIHQIFDVNNQTNSSEYWSPNFGAYAEALTDEEIASNSCGRVNIMGTIVQDAEPYLFPFIIEYSLIGAAVIYVMWKHIGRHPRWPHQVEADLERRLEAMLSRRAVALAHAGHTRVDCVGASKGLFFGLLLLVGSLICLILFFVLIHHPDFGLVAIYLADVSHCVLMVLSIVAIIVGFIRVQSLKFKAEEQSDLNDILLRVSGFGLFVYAVFSVIAGSLAAFTHEPNLLVMVTGLLSVAQVILQMLFIADVSRRRVHLPEHDRSKPGRQVVTFLLICNLTMWVIYTFESQKVMANPVQLDFYGFLAWAIVQRVTLPLCIFHRFHSAVTFAEIWKTSYKARLD
- the Otopla gene encoding proton channel otopetrin-like a isoform X5, which produces MVGGGDCKVATVEVEAAAADNTATLPVTRPLNPQNSSPNAQDNAEKNNAANKEMELKNVRSTPAKKTSLFIIMSFIYAKLLVVVCIAYVISEVVTHKLPLYYYEGFFTYLYGVSILFLLYVFCFLLQESACCSRGSDTPPPPPRPPKPPKEPKEKNKKKDKKDKEQKSSKNKKEYQDAADVEAGVATRALRKRKTSQNDQSHGSFFLRIGAIAFGLGTMVYNGLEFGTFFEVPPTSPCYQILQGVNPVLQMIFTFMQMYFIFMNSRLNIHRFKVIARFGLMHVVATNLCVWIRTLVLESIKEITKHHQKMGQVEAGILESIKQHSMRNAGAILGTAPRDVALLREAPLTATRSSTVSTSVASTIAASLGRVMRTTARAIARAVTTPTSTTTTAWNPPISTTTSTSTPQPSLTTTTANTLSTFLTTFTSKATTEERTTPTTPSTTTTTTTTTTTTPSTTFSSFFIELFDAPQAENKEEIHQIFDVNNQTNSSEYWSPNFGAYAEALTDEEIASNSCGRVNIMGTIVQDAEPYLFPFIIEYSLIGAAVIYVMWKHIGRHPRWPHQVEADLERRLEAMLSRRAVALAHAGHTRVDCVGASKGLFFGLLLLVGSLICLILFFVLIHHPDFGLVAIYLADVSHCVLMVLSIVAIIVGFIRVQSLKFKAEEQSDLNDILLRVSGFGLFVYAVFSVIAGSLAAFTHEPNLLVMVTGLLSVAQVILQMLFIADVSRRRVHLPEHDRSKPGRQVVTFLLICNLTMWVIYTFESQKVMANPVQLDFYGFLAWAIVQRVTLPLCIFHRFHSAVTFAEIWKTSYKARLD
- the Otopla gene encoding proton channel otopetrin-like a isoform X1 yields the protein MERELAVGTATPRRHPDARSDRSVIGEQTSCRRVRVRILYQPYSHTDRPKSNSEEMQRCPYLHEMKERLLSQPTPTDSLDMERVDGTPVKEPNLHNDYPAHANPGVIPDPPEMPPDSLIGTVVKLNSDGYGSHTSPAHARQPLVPQNTNNPPLCLTPTHSGPATGTLPKNAKTSLFIIMSFIYAKLLVVVCIAYVISEVVTHKLPLYYYEGFFTYLYGVSILFLLYVFCFLLQESACCSRGSDTPPPPPRPPKPPKEPKEKNKKKDKKDKEQKSSKNKKEYQDAADVEAGVATRALRKRKTSQNDQSHGSFFLRIGAIAFGLGTMVYNGLEFGTFFEVPPTSPCYQILQGVNPVLQMIFTFMQMYFIFMNSRLNIHRFKVIARFGLMHVVATNLCVWIRTLVLESIKEITKHHQKMGQVEAGILESIKQHSMRNAGAILGTAPRDVALLREAPLTATRSSTVSTSVASTIAASLGRVMRTTARAIARAVTTPTSTTTTAWNPPISTTTSTSTPQPSLTTTTANTLSTFLTTFTSKATTEERTTPTTPSTTTTTTTTTTTTPSTTFSSFFIELFDAPQAENKEEIHQIFDVNNQTNSSEYWSPNFGAYAEALTDEEIASNSCGRVNIMGTIVQDAEPYLFPFIIEYSLIGAAVIYVMWKHIGRHPRWPHQVEADLERRLEAMLSRRAVALAHAGHTRVDCVGASKGLFFGLLLLVGSLICLILFFVLIHHPDFGLVAIYLADVSHCVLMVLSIVAIIVGFIRVQSLKFKAEEQSDLNDILLRVSGFGLFVYAVFSVIAGSLAAFTHEPNLLVMVTGLLSVAQVILQMLFIADVSRRRVHLPEHDRSKPGRQVVTFLLICNLTMWVIYTFESQKVMANPVQLDFYGFLAWAIVQRVTLPLCIFHRFHSAVTFAEIWKTSYKARLD